GTGCGTATGGATCGGTATGCTTCCGAAATGGCGCTTTGAGGCTTTGAAACAAGCACCAGGTTGGAGTCCGATTTGTTTACGCCCACTGCACCGATAACCGGTATGGTGGTTAAGGACTCAATTGTTTCGAGGCTGCGCACTTTGTCGTCTAATTGATGAATTCCATAAACCAGTACAATGGGTAACAGCAGTCCCAATATCATGGCGATGCTATATGTTTTGCTGGTAACTGGGCGAACGGGGCCCAGGCTTGCTCTGGCGCTATCAACAATTCGATTATCACTGCTCGAAGCGGCCAGCGAAATAGAAACTTCAGCCTTTTTTTCGAGCAAGTACAGGTACAGACTTTCCTGAATTCGGTATTCTCTCTCAATACCAATCAGCTCACGTTCTGTTTTGGGTATGCCCGCTATGCGGCTTTTAACATTGGCTAAATCGCGCTCCAGTTCCTGATTGTTGGCTTCAATGCTTTTTTCAATGTTTTGGATATTTTCGAGCAATAAAGCCCGCGTAACCCGTATTTCCGCATCCAACGGCACGAGCTGAGGGTTTCCTGCTTTGAGTTCCACGGTGACCCTTTCGCGATCGGTCTCGAGGTTAATGAGCTTTTCTATCAGGCTTACAAGAAGCGGGTCATAGATATTGAGCGAGCTGGGGGCAAGTTCAGAAAGGTCGTTGTTGCTGCGCACATATTCTTTCAGAAAGCCAACCATGCTTTTTCGAGCCCTGTTACCTGCAATTTCCTGGTCAATGCGTCGGGCAGTTTCCAGAATCATTTGCGATTCGGTACTCAAATTCACAATGCCTTTGTCCGTCATATAACTTTCGCGCGAGCTTTCAATGAACTCAAGGTCAAGACTGATTTTGTCTAATTGGTCCTCAATAAAAACAGCAGTGCTTGCGGCATTTCTGTTCTTTTCGTTGATGTCGTGCTGCAGATAAGTTTGAACCAGCGCATTCAGAAAGTCCATGCCTTTTTGCGGAACTTCATCAAGCATAGATACTTCTACAATGGTGCTCTGTGTACTAATGGGAGAGATATTCAGGCGTTGCGTGTAGTAATTCCGAAGGCGCTCTCTTCCGTGCAGCTGAAGCTTGTAGTTGCGAATTTCATACTTGGGGTCATTCAGCAATGCGTGGTTAAAATGCGAACGACGTTCAATAACAAAAGTGCCCAGAGGGGTGTCGAGGGGTTGGCCGAAGTACCCGCGCGAACTAAAGGGTGCGGCGCCTTCCAGTTCGTACCTAAAATCAAACTCATCACTATTTATAATGTTAACATACAGCGGAATAAAGTAGGCGTAATGGTGAACGCTATCGTAAGTGAGCTTAAATGGGCAATCGGTGTAAACCTCGCTGGTTTTGATGTTGCCAATGAGAAAGTAGGTTGTGCCGAACTCAAGTTGATCCAGCGCTCCGTCAACAATACGGTGGGAGCGAAGAATCTCCATTTCGTTCTCCATGTTTTTGTTTGCTCCTGAAACATCCAGTTCTTTCAGCAGCGACCGCGTTCCGGCCGCGGCATCGTCTTTAATCAATACTTTACAGGCTACACGGTAAACAGGCGCTGTATACCAGTTGTAGAACCACGCAACGCCCAGCGAAAGAGCCATTGAAACCACAAACAAATACCAATACCTCAGGTATTTGCTCAGAAGTAGCTTGAGGTCAAATTCTTTTTCTTCTAAGATGGGTTGTTGCTCCATAACTTGAATGTGCGAAGTTAAGGAGCTACCGTGATTTCCACGCGCATATTTCGCATGTGGTCCTGGGGAGTATTGGGATTTTCTATGATCTTCTGATCATCAGCGTGCCCCTCGGTCTTAATGCGTTTAGAATCAACGCCTCGCTTTACGAGGTGTTTTTTCACAGCCTCTGCCCGTTTTTTGGAAAGCTGGCGTGAATTCCCTTTAAAATTCCATCCCTCACCAAGATGAACAGTATTGGGGTCGGGTTTAATTTTGCGGGTATTGCCTGAGGTATGACCGTGAACAACAATCTCAAGGTCGGGCTTGCTTTGCATGAGCTCATACAAGTCGTTCAGCTGATTGCCCGATTGCTTGGTAAATGCGTAGGTGTTGTTGTGGAAGTAGATTTCGCGAAGTTCAATTTTATTGGCTGCCTCGAGCTCAAATGCCAGGGCAGAAGCTTGTGCAGGCTCCGAAGATTTTACTTCTGGGACATTGTTTTTTTCGGCTTTGCGTGACGCCATAGGCATCGGTCTTTCCAGGGGTTCGGCGGCAATGACTTCCGGCTCAGGATCGGGTTGTTCCACAGGCAAAACCAGATCTGTGTCCTCTTCGATAAGCACTTCAGGCTCGTGGGCAATCCACTCCTGAATGGGTGCAAAACTAAAACAGGGTTGATGGATGGCATTCACCTCTCGCCTTTCTTCTCCTACCTCGTACACCAAACGGTGTCCGCACCCCCCGTCTGTCATGTTTAGCACAGCCAGATAATAGGAGCTATTTGCGGGCATCACAAAAGTGGAACTGATGCCCATCACCTGGTTGGTTCCCGAAGACCCCGTTTCAAATGAAGCTTGCACATCAAGTTGCTGAATGGCTCCTCCTACCAGATTCTCGCAAAAATGGGGGCCGCTTTCTTCATAGAGTAAAAAATGGTAGGTGTCGTCGGCTTGTGTGGGCCACAGTTCAACAGACAGTACAGTTTCTTTCTCTGCGATGAATCGATACCAGAAAGTATAGTGGTCTTCGCTGCGGTAATATACATTGATGCCTTCGCCAGCCTTATTTTTCAATTGGAGAACTGAGGTTTTGGTTTCTCCGGAAACATGAAGTACAATAGCCTCAAAACAAGACGAGGTATCAGCTTCCTGGGCGCGAAGAGCAGGAGCCAACATCAACATACTTAGCAGAATGATACTGATGGAAAAGGGGGGGCTCATAAAGCAAGCAAAGTAACTATTTTTTGAGCAGGTATCGTCGATTTTTTGCGCCCAGCCTTGCTTTTGAATTGCTGAAACACATCGGGAAAAGGATGCATATAACCCCAGGCAGTTGATTGTAACATCAGAAAAAGTCTAAGTCGGGTTATCAAGGGGTTTTCCACACAGCAATCGGTAAAATTAGGGTGGCATGCTCTGCGTAACAGGCACGCACCTTGCTTATTTTGCTCCTTAAAATAAAGGAGTATGTTCAGCAAGAAGATTTACTGGGTTGGAATAACGTGGTTGGCCATGACCATCA
This sequence is a window from Cryomorphaceae bacterium. Protein-coding genes within it:
- a CDS encoding polysaccharide biosynthesis tyrosine autokinase, with protein sequence MEQQPILEEKEFDLKLLLSKYLRYWYLFVVSMALSLGVAWFYNWYTAPVYRVACKVLIKDDAAAGTRSLLKELDVSGANKNMENEMEILRSHRIVDGALDQLEFGTTYFLIGNIKTSEVYTDCPFKLTYDSVHHYAYFIPLYVNIINSDEFDFRYELEGAAPFSSRGYFGQPLDTPLGTFVIERRSHFNHALLNDPKYEIRNYKLQLHGRERLRNYYTQRLNISPISTQSTIVEVSMLDEVPQKGMDFLNALVQTYLQHDINEKNRNAASTAVFIEDQLDKISLDLEFIESSRESYMTDKGIVNLSTESQMILETARRIDQEIAGNRARKSMVGFLKEYVRSNNDLSELAPSSLNIYDPLLVSLIEKLINLETDRERVTVELKAGNPQLVPLDAEIRVTRALLLENIQNIEKSIEANNQELERDLANVKSRIAGIPKTERELIGIEREYRIQESLYLYLLEKKAEVSISLAASSSDNRIVDSARASLGPVRPVTSKTYSIAMILGLLLPIVLVYGIHQLDDKVRSLETIESLTTIPVIGAVGVNKSDSNLVLVSKPQSAISEAYRSIRTNLNFFGVSAEQKVILITSSVGTEGKTFSAMNLASALAIGGGRVVLLGLDLRKPRIIDDFKLNNDKGMSTCLSGQHKLDEIIQQSGVIETFDIIPSGPIPPNPSELIMGKAMSQMLDELKSRYDYIIIDSPPLGLVTDALILMKFANLSIFVVRFASTSKHHLRHLEQLYKQDRLGRIAILFNAVNFSGAKGGYGYGYGYGYGSGKGYGYYEDAASHAGVFSKLRRLFSR
- a CDS encoding OmpA family protein; this translates as MSPPFSISIILLSMLMLAPALRAQEADTSSCFEAIVLHVSGETKTSVLQLKNKAGEGINVYYRSEDHYTFWYRFIAEKETVLSVELWPTQADDTYHFLLYEESGPHFCENLVGGAIQQLDVQASFETGSSGTNQVMGISSTFVMPANSSYYLAVLNMTDGGCGHRLVYEVGEERREVNAIHQPCFSFAPIQEWIAHEPEVLIEEDTDLVLPVEQPDPEPEVIAAEPLERPMPMASRKAEKNNVPEVKSSEPAQASALAFELEAANKIELREIYFHNNTYAFTKQSGNQLNDLYELMQSKPDLEIVVHGHTSGNTRKIKPDPNTVHLGEGWNFKGNSRQLSKKRAEAVKKHLVKRGVDSKRIKTEGHADDQKIIENPNTPQDHMRNMRVEITVAP